ACCTACACTAAAATCGATGTATCTGATGAAAACCGCTTCTTCTCGATAAACAATTCTAAACTCGAAATCCAATTAGGTACATTCAGCGTGGGAGATACTCTAAAAGTGAATATTATGTTATACGACCGGAGTGGTTCTCCAATACGGACAGGGGGAGACTTCGTCAGGATCTGGATGAGAGAAAAGTCGACCAAGTCTAATGTGAGTGGTTACACTATTGACCATGGCAACGGAACCTACACGGGTGTGTTGACACTACCATGGCCTGGTTCACCAGAGGTCATGGTTTCTGTCTCCAACACAAGAGAGCACGTTTCGTTTTTCCTGAACACTACGGAGACATACGGATTACTTTTTGAATTGAGAGCGCAGTTTATAAGTGCCGATGGAAAATATAAGTTAGACACGGAGTGTTCGCCATTATCACAGGGTTTGCGCACGTGTTACGACAATTACGCGTGCAATTTGACGGCGATGAACTATGGAATTCCTTGGTTCTGTTGCAAACCAAATTCAAAACATCTGGATTGTGAAGATATGAAAAAAGTTAAATTAGACTCGGAAGCAAACTATTTTACTTCTGACATGCTTACGGTGGCGGAGTAAGTGCTggattattattatatttttttaaattatcgaTATCTACAAATTAACAATTACTTAGATGTTTGGTAACAGGattttattccgtctttgcatatgaCAGAGTTACCCCCTTGCAGAGAGGTAtcctttatgacgtcattattttatgagcgcaATACGTGTCGtattctctgaaaagtatgacgttacgctcgcaaacacatgacgtcacaattaatacctaagAGCAGataactaaaaataaataaagataaatacaaaatattacacaaataGGTAAGGTTCGAAAGTGAATAGAAATGTTAATAAACTTATCTTAATGATGAGAAAAGACTAGTAGGATATTGGTCGGTCATCTCAAATGAAGAAAGGATTTGCACATACTTTTACTAATTATAATTTTTGATGTTTTCTTCCATAGCCTTGGCAAACAAACCCTTTTAActattaaagatgttccaccgctgacaaatggtattttttcactaccaaaaataggagcaaacgatttagtatttttcttcagttacaaaagttacttactttacacctttaccactattggaaagtttgagcttctaattttcctTCATGttacaattacaaaatataattaattgcattccgaaaaaaaatccgtggcgctatatcctatatggagtgaagtactgattgcgcatgtaccaaaggcaaaatgaattattttatattattttttgtgttaataagacatatatatatacgattaaacaccaattattgttcaagtgatgaatatcaatttacgctctgtcggcggtggagcatatttcaGTTACTTGATGTTGTTTTCctgacatatacattttttcgtGAATGTACTTAAATTTTACAAGCTGCAATACAATTTATGAGTCACAAATAATACCTAATGTTATACCCGATGAATACGCACTTTTGATCAAATTATATTCGTCAAAACTTATAGTAcatcaaaataatgacatatgGGCATGCCAAAATATCACTAATTGAAACAGGGACCAATAcctaaattgaaattttattaataacttttattttttttaaagaagtaTTTAGTACTTACTAAGATGTAGTTATGATAGTATAACTTATAGCATTTCGCGTATTGCAAAACATCGATATCAAGAGCCATTGATGACTATGAAGATTGCAAAAGTACAACGTGCTTATGATACGTGTCAGTGTAAATGAAGATACCGCTATAATAAATAAAGGTCACGCTGTCTGAAGTTGACAGGATGTTACCCCAGGCGACAAATAATTATATCGTTGTACCTTCGTGACCTGTCATGGTGACCAAGTACAGCACGTTGTATCAGACAAGTCCATTTCTATCGATAGGGGGTGTACGTTTAATGCAAACCATGAACTCAACGGTTAAGCTTTGTCCAGTTAAGCGTTAATTGGACCCATTTTCATTAGCATTTCTTAAATTAAAGGAATCCCTTAATTTCAAATTCTCCATTGAatagcattacagattttaagtaAGGTTCCTTAATTTAAACTTCTTAGTGAAGGAATTTCTTAAAGttaaatgaatattcatgaaacaaCGTATTTCGAATATCCGTTAATGTACTTATTAGCAAAGCCGATTATTTCTCttaaaaacaaatgattttgTGACGTCGAAAGaatataataaaaagaaaatgtttaatttaaatTCAGGATTAGCTTAGGTAGAATTCTCCTGTAATGCCCAACTATAAGGAATTAAATATCGAATAGCTAAATATATTCACTGGTGATGTAagtgtaaaacgagattgataattttgtagagtcacaaaagttataaaCTTACCATTgatactacactcatcatcatcttctggaaacattaattgaaataaataaaatgttagttTTCATAACatgggtcgtcttatgtttcgcGCCGTCGTCCTTAATACCGGGCGGTAGTTTACTATTACTtagccagacggcaaaacaaaAGAATCTCgacagttatcatatattacgcaggaaatcttgaaTTTGTTTGGTGCTATTACCGCAACTTAGCCCATCAATATGTATTTTCgtatgttattaatattttcaagaaaCCTTTACATTTTACTCCGGAAAGGAAGTAGGCCTTTACGAAATCTTAccattatttatctatttatcctTTGCAGGACACGTCATATGAGATTCCCGCCAATAAAAATAAGAGTCAATGAAGGTGAGTAAAATTACATTTAGTTTTCTAGATTTTTATCTGCCCTTGGGGGCAGATTGTGTGACTAGTCCGATTGTGACTATTTTTGGCTATTTCACGAATAAACGTAAAGCCGTTTGCTCTGATGAAATATGACGTTGtgctcgtaaacacatgacgtgACAATTAATCTATATCTCTAGGTCAGATAACTCTCGACGATAGATTGGCGTTATGACAATTAATTGCATTATTTATCGATAGAATTGTAacaatgcttatatttatatttagctTGGTATTCTTGTTATAaatgaaaatagataaaaaagaaagctatatatatacatatatataggtatacaaagagaatattttatttgaaggAATAGTCGATGACTTTACGGGGAAATTCCAGTTGGCTCGACCGATCCGACCGTTGCAATGGGCAGACTGAAAAGTATTAGTAAAACTAATAGTTACATCGATGAACCGGATATGAAAAGATGAATACaacatttcaattatttcattattttaattacaatatattttcttaAGTTCTGAGTTCTTCGCCACGCTCGATACAAGATTATTTTAGACTCATGCTTTTTTTCCGTATTAAGTCAGTTACGAACTGTGTAACTTATAATATTGATCCATTtatgacaaaatataatattcaaGATATTAATATGCAAGAACCTAATTACTGCcaatgtaaatactggaaaCTATATCATACATTGGATTCGGTAGTAACATAATACTAGTGTCAATGTGAATCATGTTGCAATATGTTAGAATTTCTAATAAAAGGTATTTTGTATTCATTTAAAGCCGCTGTTTCAAGCCTTAAGTCCccgtctgtcacgtgctatGATCGCGCGCGTGGCGACACTTGGGAGGATACCATACCAGCAGGGTACTACCACAACAACCATTGGATAAATCTTCATTGTACACCGACATTCCGCTCTGGCAGCTACACGTCATGCTTTAAAAATAAACGTTTTGTGATTTTAGGAGATTCCAACAGCAGGGGAACATTTGTCCAATTAGTAATTTTATCAAATTCCGAATTTAAAACCAGAGATTATGTAAAGGGAGCCCACTGGCATGATCTCTTACAGGCTGATAATAAAGATTTAAACTTAGAGCTGATGTGGGCCCCTCATAATTCGCCATTATTTGTTACGGATTTCCAAGGTCTTGAAACCATGAGGTCAGCTGGTAGCTGGTTGGACGAAATATCAAACGACCGCCCGATTGTTGTGGTCATCCATTTTTACTACCATCTTTCTAAATCCACATTGGAAGTTTATAAGGCTATGGTTAAAGACGCTCGTGAAGCTTTGGTGAGGCTCTGGAAACGGGCCCCTGATACAGCTGTATTCATCCAAGGACCACATTCGATAACTTACAAAAGTGTGTATGAGCCGCTGGATTATATAAGGCGGTGTTacagccagatttggtatgaaacgtTGAAGGGCCTGCATGAAAAAATCGTTTATTTGGACTGGTGGGATATGACAGCTGGATCCGAAAACGTTAACGTCCATCCTTCACCGGAAGTACAAATGGACTTGGCACAGGTTCTGATGTCATATCTGTGTCCTAGTCATTAGGAATCAATGGACTTGATACTGGAAATCCCGGATTTGACACAGATTCTGATTTCATATCTGTGTCCAATTCATTAGGAATAAATGGACTTGACACTACAAATCCTGAACTTGACACTTGAAATTATGAAACTTGACACTAGGAATCTTCGACGCGACACTAGGAATCCTGGATCTGACATTAGGAATCCTGGACTTGGCACTAAGAATCTTCGACGTGACACTAGTAATCCTGGACTTGACACTAGGAATCCTGATTTTGACACTAGAAATTCTGATTTTGACACTTGGAATCCTGGACTTGACACTAGGAATCCTGGACATGACACTAGGAATATTCGACATGACACTAGGAATGTTCGACGTGACACTAGGAATCCTGATTTTGACGCTAGGAATTCTGATTTTGACACTAGGAATCCTGGACTTGACACTAGGAATCCTGGACTTGACACTAGAAATCTTCGACATGACACTAGGAATCCTGGATCTGACACTAGGAATCTTCGACGTAACACTAGGGATACTGATTTTGACACTAGGGATACTGATTTTGACACTAGGGATACTGATTTTGACACTAGGGATACCTGGATCTGACACTAGGAATCCTGGATCTGATACTAGGAATCCTGGACGTGACACTAGGAATCCTGGACCTGACACTAGGAATATTGATTTTGACACTAGGAATTCTGGACTTGACACTAGAAATCCTGGATCTGACACTAGGAATCCTGGACTTGACACTAGGAATCTTTGACGTGACACTAGGAATCCTGGACTTGACACTAAGAATCTTTGACGTGACACTAGGAATCCTGGACTTGACACTAGGAATACTGATTTTGACACTAGGAATTCTGGACTTGACACTAGAAATCTTCGACATGACACTAGGAATCTGATGACTGATTGATTGACACTAGGAATCCTGGACTTGACACTAGGAATCCTGGACGTGACACTAGGAATCCTGGATTGACACTAGGAATCCTGGACTGACACTAGGAATCCTGGACTTGACACTAGGAATCTTTGACGTGACATAGGAATCCTGGACTTGACACTAGGAATCTTGACGTGACACTAGGAATCCTTGACTGACACTAGGAATCCTGGACTTACACTAGGAATCTTTGACGTGACACTAGGAATCCTGGACTTGACACTAGGAACTTTGACGTGACACTAGGAATCCTGGACTTGACACTTGAAATCCTGGATCTGACACTAGGAATCCTGGACTTAACACTAAGAATCTTCGACGTGACACTAGTTATCCTGGACTTGACACTAGAAATCCTGATTTTGACACTAGGAATTCTGATTTTGACACTAGGAATCCTGGACATGACACTAGGAATATTCGACATGACACTAGGAATCTTCGACGTGACACTAGGAATACTGATTTTGACACTAGGAATTCTGGACTTGACACTAGAAATCTTCGACATGACACTAGGAATCCTGGATCTGACACTAGGAATCCTGGATCTGATACTAGGAATCCTGGACGTGACACTAGGAATCCTTGACCTGACACTAGGAATACTGATTTTGACACTAGGAATTCTGGACTTGACACTAGAAATCCTGGATCTGACACTAGGAATCCTGGACTTGACACTAGGAATCTTTGACGTGACACTAGGAATCCTGGACTTGACACTAAGAATCTTTGTTTTGACACTAGGGATACTGATTTTGACACTAGGGATACTGATTTTGACACTAGGAATTCTGGACTTGACACTAGAAATCTTCGACATGACACTAGGAATCCTGGATCTGACACTAGGAATCCTGGATCTGACACTAGGAATCCTGGACTTGACACTAGGAATACTTTGACGTGACACTAGGAATCCTGGACTTGACACTAGGAATCTTTGACGTGACACTAGGAATC
The DNA window shown above is from Argopecten irradians isolate NY chromosome 8, Ai_NY, whole genome shotgun sequence and carries:
- the LOC138330255 gene encoding NXPE family member 3-like; amino-acid sequence: MDSVRAKTKDMRFRNKRTLSIILVCFGVGLLWCMYQFSMIQDVSKFETTVNDVRIFDISGQHLFDHTNKIGDILRIPNSDKDSSLQISRTALQRYNTYTKIDVSDENRFFSINNSKLEIQLGTFSVGDTLKVNIMLYDRSGSPIRTGGDFVRIWMREKSTKSNVSGYTIDHGNGTYTGVLTLPWPGSPEVMVSVSNTREHVSFFLNTTETYGLLFELRAQFISADGKYKLDTECSPLSQGLRTCYDNYACNLTAMNYGIPWFCCKPNSKHLDCEDMKKVKLDSEANYFTSDMLTVAETRHMRFPPIKIRVNEAAVSSLKSPSVTCYDRARGDTWEDTIPAGYYHNNHWINLHCTPTFRSGSYTSCFKNKRFVILGDSNSRGTFVQLVILSNSEFKTRDYVKGAHWHDLLQADNKDLNLELMWAPHNSPLFVTDFQGLETMRSAGSWLDEISNDRPIVVVIHFYYHLSKSTLEVYKAMVKDAREALVRLWKRAPDTAVFIQGPHSITYKSVYEPLDYIRRCYSQIWYETLKGLHEKIVYLDWWDMTAGSENVNVHPSPEVQMDLAQVLMSYLCPSH
- the LOC138329874 gene encoding zonadhesin-like, which codes for MSKISSVKSRIPSVKISIPSVTSKIPSVMSNIPSVMSRIPSVKIRIPSVKIRISSVKSRITSVTSKILSVKSRIPSVRSRISSVKSRIPSVTSKFLVSSPGFLVSRQRFLVIPSVTSRIPSVKSRIPSVNQSVIRFLVSCRRFLVSSPEFLVSKSVFLVSSPGFLVSRQRFLVSSPGFLVSRQRFLVSSPGFLVSDPGFLVSSPEFLVSKSIFLVSGPGFLVSRPGFLVSDPGFLVSDPGIPSVKISIPSVKISIPSVKISIPSVTSKIPSVRSRIPSVMSKISSVKSRIPSVKSRIPSVKIRIPSVKIRIPSVTSNIPSVMSNIPSVMSRIPSVKSRIPSVKIRISSVKIRIPSVKSRITSVTSKILSAKSRIPNVRSRIPSVASKIPSVKFHNFKCQVQDL